A single Pagrus major chromosome 19, Pma_NU_1.0 DNA region contains:
- the rbbp8 gene encoding DNA endonuclease RBBP8 isoform X1 produces MSSPALSSGTPKPADLFEDLWRQLGECHQNALQELEAKVSKLKKERCLDAQRLEVFYNRNQQLKEQNKTLQDAVSLMEERLRAGECDQCAILGENLKNNQDQNLCLIAKLKNERNSLEDENRKLHTELQKLKLSRSELKRTSSPEPEEGFIPDSPILHSSLPVANKLKTRRNVDKMKYVRYAEMPLPQANNSLFKELNKEPVDATKNPGRAEVLVPNTCELDAPQFPNDVNLNAEEAIAETCALELFDRPHMKTKTTAGRQSSSKSPWHYETSLKRYRSSPLSTLIHSPDSTTERSPSLLPHVRRFSVDSSVNRAKRKKEENEPEVKEENKEGEREGVDKQKEDKHERIKRTTTSVSSQSVKEEPVDMKVQSFQNGTSNQRPNVSYTSPAFKKPSIREANKEVGGKKGNPPQELNASCDQHGGEHANRKHKVEPMWSIDPALALSMYDNEWRGDEEKEEQLCHGELVDTDCTWVSHSLLQGWGENARDRRDSVSGEGLGEKANDSLDMMFDTTAYGEYKSYNTPHLGQSQPCVDVDDDDEEEHEEDDEQGPHENTMSQMKKNKAQHPTFAHVAVVRKKDERRKLKGTTCKECEVYYAHLPEEEKQKKLSACSRHRFLYIPPCTPENFWEVGFPSTQTCIDRGYIKEEKNPQARSRRRQPFNALFSPKRKQQES; encoded by the exons ATGAGCAGCCCTGCCCTGAGCAGTGGGACGCCCAAACCTGCTGACCTCTTTGAAGACCTGTGGAGGCAGCTTGGAGAGTGCCACCAGAATGCACTGCAAG AACTGGAGGCAAAAGTGAGCAAGCTGAAAAAGGAGCGTTGTTT agaTGCTCAGAGACTTGAGGTGTTTTACAATCGCAATCAACAGCTGAAGGAGCAAAATAAAACCCTGCAGGATGCCGTCAGCCTTATGGAGGAAAG GCTCCGTGCAGGAGAGTGTGATCAATGTGCCATCTTGGGGGAGAACCTGAAAAATAACCAGGATCAGAATTTGTGCCTCATCGCCAAACTGA AGAATGAAAGAAACAGCCTtgaggatgaaaacagaaaactacaCACTGAACTGCAAAAATTAAAGCTGTCCCG CTCAGAGCTAAAGCGGACGTCATCCCCAGAGCCAGAAGAGGGCTTCATCCCAGACTCACCAATCCTGCACAGCTCGCTCCCCGTGGCAAACAAACTGAAGACACGCAGAAATGTTGACAAAATGAAGTATGTTCGCTATGCAGAGATGCCTCTACCACAGGCCAACAACTCGCTCTTTAAGG AACTGAATAAGGAGCCTGTTGATGCCACAAAGAATCCTGGAAGAGCAGAAGTGCTTGTACCCAACACGTGTGAACTGGACGCACCCCAATTTCCAA atgaTGTGAATCTAAATGCGGAAGAAGCGATAGCAGAAACCTGTGCCCTTGAACTTTTTGACAGGCCTCACATG AAAACTAAGACAACTGCCGGCCGTCAAAGCAGCTCAAAGTCTCCCTGGCATTATGAAACTTCTTTAAA GCGTTATCGCTCCTCCCCTTTATCCACGCTGATCCACAGTCCGGACTCAACCACAGAAAGATCCCCATCACTTCTCCCACATGTCAGACGTTTTTCAGTGGATAGCTCCGTTAACAGAGCAAAACGGAAGAAGGAGGAAAACGAGCCGGAGGTAAAAGAGGAGAACAAAGAAGGCGAACGGGAAGGGGTGGACAAACAGAAGGAAGACAAACATGAACGGATTAAAAGAACCACCACCTCTGTAAGTAGCCAAAGCGTCAAGGAGGAGCCAGTGGATATGAAG GTTCAGTCATTTCAAAATGGGACTTCCAACCAAAGGCCAAATGTTTCCTATACAAGTCCTGCTTTCAAGAAGCCTAGTATTAGAGAAGCTAACAAGGAAGTCGGTGGGAAGAAAGGAAACCCACCGCAGGAGCTGAATGCTTCATGTGACCAACATGGAGGAGAACATG CTAACAGGAAGCACAAAGTGGAGCCCATGTGGAGCATCGACCCTGCGCTCGCCCTGTCCATGTATGACAACGAGTGGAGAGGAGACGAG GAAAAGGAAGAACAGCTGTGTCATGGAGAACTGGTAGATACTGACTGCACCTGGGTCAGTCACAGCTTGCTGCAGGGTTGGGGAGAAAACGCCAGAGACAGACGGGACAGCGTGTCTGGTGAAG GACTCGGTGAGAAGGCAAATGACAGTTTGGACATGATGTTTGACACAACAGCTTATGGGGAGTACAAGTCCTACAACACTCCACACTTGGGCCAGAGCCAGCcctgtgttgatgttgatgatgatgatgaagaagaacaTGAGGAGGACGATG AACAAGGTCCTCATGAAAACACTATGAGccaaatgaaaaagaacaaaGCACA ACACCCAACATTTGCACATGTGGCTGTAGTTCGCAAGAAAGATGAGAGAAGAAAACTGAAGGGCACAACCTGCAAGGAGTGTGAAGTT TATTACGCTCATCTCCccgaggaggaaaaacagaaaaagttgtCTGCGTGCTCCAGGCACAGATTTCTGTATATTCCTCCTTGTACACCTGAAAACTTCTGGGAAGTTGGATTCCCATCGACTCAGACGTGCATTGATAGAg GTTACATCAAGGAAGAGAAGAACCCGCAGGCACGTTCTCGAAGAAGACAACCATTCAACGCTTTATTTTCCCCAAAGCGAAAACAGCAGGAGAGCTAA
- the tmem241 gene encoding UDP-N-acetylglucosamine transporter TMEM241 homolog: MQWRRHFTGLAFGVVFVVSYFTNKFVLSVLKFTYPTLFQGWQTFIGAVLLLLSGKLGWVEMSRITRSAALSWLPGSLLFVGNIYAGSRALSRIDIPFFFTLQNSSHVVSYIILKVVHREKAQWLKFISLCFMLLSAINLPFHDPQFDYSGYLWAVGHLFCVGAYKVFQVHHKPSNLSDLEQQCINYLFSVLLLAIAAHPTGDLMGALEFPSLQSYTFHCGCCASALLGFLLLLATVKLKSGFSLEHFGVWIFMSKVTAMSLSPFIFNMDINAPALICVFVSHVAEALLVYAERE; this comes from the exons ATGCAGTGGAGAAGACATTTCACTGGTCTCGCTTTTGGCGTCGTTTTCGTTGTCTCATATTTCACTAATAAG TTTGTCCTGTCAGTGTTGAAATTCACATATCCAACCTTATTTCAAGG ATGGCAGACATTTATCGGCGCCGTCCTGCTTCTACTCTCTGGGAAGCTGGGATGGGTGGAGATGAGCCGCATCACCAG ATCAGCAGCTCTCTCCTGGCTTCCAGGCTCCCTCCTCTTTGTAGGAAACATATATGCTGGTTCCAGGGCCTTGTCACGCATA GACattccttttttcttcactcTTCAGAATTCCTCTCACGTTGTCAGTTACATAATCTTGAAGGTCGTCCATAGAGAG AAGGCGCAATGGCTGAAATTCATCAG CTTGTGCTTCATGCTGCTCTCAGCCATCAACCTCCCCTTCCACGATCCTCAG tttgacTACAGTGGTTACCTGTGGGCTGTCGGTCATCTGTTCTGTGTTG GTGCATACAAGGTGTTTCAAGTTCACCACAAACCCAGCAATTTAAG tGACCTTGAACAACAATGCATCAACTACTTGTTCAG tgtgctgctgctggccaTTGCTGCTCACCCAACGG GTGACCTCATGGGTGCCTTGGAGTTCCCCTCCCTTCAGTCCTACACatttcactgtggctgctgcGCCAg TGCACTGCTGgggtttctgctgctgttggccACAGTCAAACTAAAAAGTGGATTTTCGCTGGAGCACTTTGGCGTCTGGATTTTTATGTCCAAG GTGACTGCCATGTCCCTCTCTCCGTTTATTTTCAACATGGACATTAATGCTCCAGCTCTCATTTG TGTGTTCGTCAGTCACGTTGCAGAGGCCCTGCTGGTGTACGCCGAGAGAGAATAA
- the rbbp8 gene encoding DNA endonuclease RBBP8 isoform X2: protein MSSPALSSGTPKPADLFEDLWRQLGECHQNALQELEAKVSKLKKERCLDAQRLEVFYNRNQQLKEQNKTLQDAVSLMEERLRAGECDQCAILGENLKNNQDQNLCLIAKLKNERNSLEDENRKLHTELQKLKLSRSELKRTSSPEPEEGFIPDSPILHSSLPVANKLKTRRNVDKMKYVRYAEMPLPQANNSLFKELNKEPVDATKNPGRAEVLVPNTCELDAPQFPNDVNLNAEEAIAETCALELFDRPHMKTKTTAGRQSSSKSPWHYETSLKRYRSSPLSTLIHSPDSTTERSPSLLPHVRRFSVDSSVNRAKRKKEENEPEVKEENKEGEREGVDKQKEDKHERIKRTTTSVSSQSVKEEPVDMKVQSFQNGTSNQRPNVSYTSPAFKKPSIREANKEVGGKKGNPPQELNASCDQHGGEHANRKHKVEPMWSIDPALALSMYDNEWRGDEEKEEQLCHGELVDTDCTWVSHSLLQGWGENARDRRDSVSGLGEKANDSLDMMFDTTAYGEYKSYNTPHLGQSQPCVDVDDDDEEEHEEDDEQGPHENTMSQMKKNKAQHPTFAHVAVVRKKDERRKLKGTTCKECEVYYAHLPEEEKQKKLSACSRHRFLYIPPCTPENFWEVGFPSTQTCIDRGYIKEEKNPQARSRRRQPFNALFSPKRKQQES, encoded by the exons ATGAGCAGCCCTGCCCTGAGCAGTGGGACGCCCAAACCTGCTGACCTCTTTGAAGACCTGTGGAGGCAGCTTGGAGAGTGCCACCAGAATGCACTGCAAG AACTGGAGGCAAAAGTGAGCAAGCTGAAAAAGGAGCGTTGTTT agaTGCTCAGAGACTTGAGGTGTTTTACAATCGCAATCAACAGCTGAAGGAGCAAAATAAAACCCTGCAGGATGCCGTCAGCCTTATGGAGGAAAG GCTCCGTGCAGGAGAGTGTGATCAATGTGCCATCTTGGGGGAGAACCTGAAAAATAACCAGGATCAGAATTTGTGCCTCATCGCCAAACTGA AGAATGAAAGAAACAGCCTtgaggatgaaaacagaaaactacaCACTGAACTGCAAAAATTAAAGCTGTCCCG CTCAGAGCTAAAGCGGACGTCATCCCCAGAGCCAGAAGAGGGCTTCATCCCAGACTCACCAATCCTGCACAGCTCGCTCCCCGTGGCAAACAAACTGAAGACACGCAGAAATGTTGACAAAATGAAGTATGTTCGCTATGCAGAGATGCCTCTACCACAGGCCAACAACTCGCTCTTTAAGG AACTGAATAAGGAGCCTGTTGATGCCACAAAGAATCCTGGAAGAGCAGAAGTGCTTGTACCCAACACGTGTGAACTGGACGCACCCCAATTTCCAA atgaTGTGAATCTAAATGCGGAAGAAGCGATAGCAGAAACCTGTGCCCTTGAACTTTTTGACAGGCCTCACATG AAAACTAAGACAACTGCCGGCCGTCAAAGCAGCTCAAAGTCTCCCTGGCATTATGAAACTTCTTTAAA GCGTTATCGCTCCTCCCCTTTATCCACGCTGATCCACAGTCCGGACTCAACCACAGAAAGATCCCCATCACTTCTCCCACATGTCAGACGTTTTTCAGTGGATAGCTCCGTTAACAGAGCAAAACGGAAGAAGGAGGAAAACGAGCCGGAGGTAAAAGAGGAGAACAAAGAAGGCGAACGGGAAGGGGTGGACAAACAGAAGGAAGACAAACATGAACGGATTAAAAGAACCACCACCTCTGTAAGTAGCCAAAGCGTCAAGGAGGAGCCAGTGGATATGAAG GTTCAGTCATTTCAAAATGGGACTTCCAACCAAAGGCCAAATGTTTCCTATACAAGTCCTGCTTTCAAGAAGCCTAGTATTAGAGAAGCTAACAAGGAAGTCGGTGGGAAGAAAGGAAACCCACCGCAGGAGCTGAATGCTTCATGTGACCAACATGGAGGAGAACATG CTAACAGGAAGCACAAAGTGGAGCCCATGTGGAGCATCGACCCTGCGCTCGCCCTGTCCATGTATGACAACGAGTGGAGAGGAGACGAG GAAAAGGAAGAACAGCTGTGTCATGGAGAACTGGTAGATACTGACTGCACCTGGGTCAGTCACAGCTTGCTGCAGGGTTGGGGAGAAAACGCCAGAGACAGACGGGACAGCGTGTCTG GACTCGGTGAGAAGGCAAATGACAGTTTGGACATGATGTTTGACACAACAGCTTATGGGGAGTACAAGTCCTACAACACTCCACACTTGGGCCAGAGCCAGCcctgtgttgatgttgatgatgatgatgaagaagaacaTGAGGAGGACGATG AACAAGGTCCTCATGAAAACACTATGAGccaaatgaaaaagaacaaaGCACA ACACCCAACATTTGCACATGTGGCTGTAGTTCGCAAGAAAGATGAGAGAAGAAAACTGAAGGGCACAACCTGCAAGGAGTGTGAAGTT TATTACGCTCATCTCCccgaggaggaaaaacagaaaaagttgtCTGCGTGCTCCAGGCACAGATTTCTGTATATTCCTCCTTGTACACCTGAAAACTTCTGGGAAGTTGGATTCCCATCGACTCAGACGTGCATTGATAGAg GTTACATCAAGGAAGAGAAGAACCCGCAGGCACGTTCTCGAAGAAGACAACCATTCAACGCTTTATTTTCCCCAAAGCGAAAACAGCAGGAGAGCTAA
- the nsmaf gene encoding protein FAN, producing the protein MAFLKTPERTKERFSLLLLDLEEYYFEQHTAYHVTANSKKERKIRGSFKVCSRSVIFDPDDHEEPILKIPLRDCKKIEFVEKENNPFNEPRPASISISCVQVIYIKESNVIAPYRNERGATKMNFQLEVWSKTEDVVQTLLQLHRASCLEKLGDQTAMIAANLQSRLARSSFDKNCFQSVAEKPHMECAVEMVMPLVSNPGHICVTDENLYFQPLNGYPEQVIQIKLHRIRRIYKRRHGLRPLGLEVFCTENDFCSDIYLKFYNTADRDEIYYYIATFLENHITEHTAESYMLQWQRGHLSNYQYLLHLNNLADRSCNDLSQYPVFPWVLNDYSSTQLDMTNADTFRDLSKPVGALNKERLDRLLARYRGMPEPPFMYGSHYSSPGYVLFYLVRVAPEHMLCLQNGRYDHADRMFNSIGETWKNCLEGATDFKELIPEFYGSDWSFLENKLSLDLGRKQNGSFVVDVVLPPWASDASDFLQKHRTALESQYVSEHLHEWIDLVFGFKQRGSEAVAAHNVFHPLTYEGGIDCDSIEDPDQRIAMLTQILEFGQTPTQLFTSPHPQRITPRFHNMTRSSSINSPLSELSPASQSEDSSFEDLTEESRKLAWANMGNLKLLSSHKIHKEAVTDIAVTRDGAAIFSTSQDSTLKMFSKELQDFQRSMSFSNMALSSCLMLADGKTVVCSSWDNNVYFYSIPYGRRQDTLMGHDDAVSTMCWFDDRLYTASWDSTVKVWQCAADSSSSHKRSQFELLAELEHDAGVNTISLNPAGTLLVSGCKDGTVTIWDTSSYATLQQVHCHTGTIHHMAFSPDSRHILSVGADSCMKVIDVQTGMVISSVKAEEEQRCFCWDGNSVLCGGRSGDLLLWDLLSNTVTKRIPAHSAAVTAMWMNELCTTVITGGEDRQTIFWKIQS; encoded by the exons ATGGCTTTTCTAAAGACGCCAGAGCGGACTAAAGAAAG attttctctccttttgCTGGACTTGGAGGAATATTATTTCGAACAGCACACGGCATACCACGTGACGGCCAATTCGAAAAAGGAGAG AAAAATCAGAGGCTCATTCAAGGTCTGCTCCAGATCTGTCATATTTGATCCAGATGATCATGAAGAGCCAATTTTAAAG aTTCCTCTTCGAGACTGTAAGAAGATCGAGTTTGTGGAGAAGGAGAACAACCCTTTTAATGA GCCTCGCCCAGCTTCCATTTCTATTTCATGCGTGCAG GTTATTTACATCAAAGAGAGCAACGTCATAGCACCTTACAGAAATGAAAGG GGGGCAACGAAAATGAATTTCCAGTTGGAAGTTTGGAGTAAAACAGAAGATGTGGTTCAAACATTACTTCAG CTCCACAGGGCATCCTGTCTGGAAAAGCTTGGAGATCAGACAGCAATG ATTGCAGCCAATTTGCAGTCACGACTGGCGAGGTCGTCTTTTGACAAAAACTG CTTTCAGAGTGTAGCTGAGAAGCCTCACATGGAGTGTGCGGTGGAGATGGTCATGCCTCTGGTGTCCAATCCGGGACACATCTGCGTAACAGATGAAAACCTCTACTTCCAGCCGCTCAATGGATATCCG GAACAAGTGATTCAAATCAAGCTCCACAGAATCAGGAGAATCTACAAGAGGCGGCACGGGCTACGACCGCTG GGTCTTGAGGTGTTCTGCACTGAGAATGATTTCTGCTCCGACATCTACCTGAAGTTTTACAACACAGCCGACAGAGATGAGATCTACTACTACATCGCCACTTTCTTGG AGAACCACATAACGGAGCACACAGCAGAGAGCTACATGCTGCAGTGGCAGCGCGGCCATCTGAGCAACTACCAGTATCTCCTTCACCTCAACAACCTGGCTGACCGCAGCTGCAACGACCTCTCCCAGTATCCCGTCTTCCCCTGGGTCCTCAATGACTACAGCAGCACTCAGTTGG ATATGACAAACGCTGACACGTTCAGGGACCTGAGCAAACCTGTGGGCGCCTTAAACAAGGAGCGGCTGGACAGACTGCTG GCTCGCTACAGAGGCATGCCTGAACCTCCCTTCATGTACGGCAGTCATTACTCCTCTCCAGGCTACGTCCTGTTTTACCTGGTCAGAGTCG CTCCAGAGCACATGCTGTGTCTCCAGAACGGCCGCTATGACCATGCTGATCGCATGTTTAATAG CATAGGTGAGACGTGGAAAAACTGCTTGGAGGGGGCAACTGACTTCAAAGAG TTGATTCCAGAGTTTTATGGGAGCGACTGGAGCTTTCTAGAAAACAAACTGAGTCTCGATTTGGGCAGAAAGCAGAACGGAAGCTTCGTTGTCGATGTCGTTCTCCCACCGTGGGCCTCAg ATGCCAGTGATTTCCTTCAGAAGCACAGGACAGCTCTGGAGAGTCAGTATGTGTCAGAGCACCTTCATGAGTGGATTGACCTGGTGTTTGGCTTTAAACAGAGAGGCAGTGAAGCTGTTGCAGCTCACAATG TGTTCCACCCACTGACCTATGAAGGTGGCATCGACTGTGACAG CATCGAGGACCCCGACCAGAGAATTGCCATGCTAACACAGATCCTGGAGTTTGGCCAGACGCCCACACAGCTGTTCACCAGCCCCCACCCTCAGAGGATCACACCGAGGTTTCACAACATGACCCGGAGCTCCAGCATCAACTCACCACTCAGTGAACTGTCTCCAG CCTCTCAGAGCGAGGACTCGTCCTTTGAGGACCTGACCGAGGAGAGCAGGAAGTTGGCCTGGGCGAACATGGGAAATCTGAAACTCCTCTCCAGCCACAAGATCCATAAAGA GGCTGTGACAGACATCGCTGTGACAAGAGATGGAGCAGCTATTTTCTCCACATCCCAAG ACtcaacacttaaaatgttttccaaagAGCTGCAGGACTTCCAGAGGAGCATGTCCTTCTCTAACATG GCCCTGTCGTCATGTTTGATGCTGGCAGATGGTAAAACTGTGGTGTGCTCTTCGTGGGACAACAATGT TTATTTCTACTCCATCCCTTACGGCAGGCGGCAGGACACACTGATGGGTCACGACGACGCCGTCAGTACAATGTGTTGGTTCGATGACCGGCTGTACACGGCATCCTGGGACTCCACCGTCAAG GTCTGGCAGTGTGCTGCTGATAGCTCGTCCAGTCACAAGAGATCCCAGTTTGAGTTACTGGCTGAGTTGGAACATGATGCTGGG GTGAACACCATCAGTCTGAATCCAGCAGGGACTCTGCTGGTGTCTGGCTGTAAAGATGGCACCGTCACCATCTGGGACACCAGCAGCTACGCAACACTGCAGCAAGTCCACTGCCACACAGGAACCATCCACCACATGGCCTTTAGTCCTG ACAGCCGACACATTCTCAGTGTCGGTGCCGACTCCTGTATGAAGGTTATTGACGTCCAGACGGGAATGGTGATCTCATCAGTGAaagctgaggaggagcagag GTGTTTCTGCTGGGACGGGAACTCAGTGCTGTGTGGGGGACGGTCTGGTGACCTCCTGCTGTGGGACCTGCTCAGTAACACAGTCACAAAGAGGATCCCTGCACACTCAG ctgCTGTCACAGCCATGTGGATGAACGAGCTGTGCACCACAGTGATCACAGGCGGCGAGGACAGACAGACCATCTTCTGGAAGATCCAGAGTTAA
- the fam168b gene encoding myelin-associated neurite-outgrowth inhibitor, producing the protein MNPVYSPASTGVPFTNTKGIGYPAGFPVGYAAAAPAYNPNVYAGANPAFPSGYAPGTPFKMSCSPNTGTVPPYSSSPNPYSAAVYPVRSTYPQQSPYAQALIPSQQQGTYYTQPLYAAPPHVIHHTTVVQPNGMPAAMYAPPIPPPRHNGVAMGMVAGTTMAMSAGTLLTTPSPAPVAPHQVTMPTYRPPGTPSYSYVPPQW; encoded by the exons ATGAATCCAGTCTACAGCCCTGCGTCAACAGGGGTCCCCTTCACCAACACTAAGGGCATAGGATATCCAG CTGGATTCCCTGTTGGCTACGCTGCTGCTGCGCCGGCATACAACCCCAATGTCTATGCAGGAGCGAACCCAGCCTTCCCCAGTG GCTATGCTCCGGGCACTCCTTTCAAAATGTCCTGCTCTCCCAACACAGGGACTGTCCCACCATACTCCTCCTCACCCAACCCCtattctgctgctgtttacCCAGTCAGGAGCACCTATCCCCAACAGAGCCCCTATGCACAG GCATTAATACCTTCACAACAACAAGGCACTTATTACACACAGCCTCTGTATGCGGCACCGCCTCATGTTATCCATCACACAACTGTGGTCCAGCCAAATGGGATGCCTGCCGCCATGTACGCCCCACCGATCCCTCCTCCCCGCCACAATGGTGTCGCCATGGGGATGGTAGCCGGCACCACCATGGCTATGTCCGCTG GAACTCTGTTGACAACACCATCACCAGCGCCTGTTGCTCCCCACCAAGTCACGATGCCCACATATCGGCCCCCTGGCACACCCAGCTACAGCTACGTGCCCCCACAATGGTGA
- the rbbp8 gene encoding DNA endonuclease RBBP8 isoform X3 has protein sequence MSSPALSSGTPKPADLFEDLWRQLGECHQNALQELEAKVSKLKKERCLDAQRLEVFYNRNQQLKEQNKTLQDAVSLMEERLRAGECDQCAILGENLKNNQDQNLCLIAKLKNERNSLEDENRKLHTELQKLKLSRSELKRTSSPEPEEGFIPDSPILHSSLPVANKLKTRRNVDKMKYVRYAEMPLPQANNSLFKELNKEPVDATKNPGRAEVLVPNTCELDAPQFPNDVNLNAEEAIAETCALELFDRPHMKTKTTAGRQSSSKSPWHYETSLKRYRSSPLSTLIHSPDSTTERSPSLLPHVRRFSVDSSVNRAKRKKEENEPEVKEENKEGEREGVDKQKEDKHERIKRTTTSVQSFQNGTSNQRPNVSYTSPAFKKPSIREANKEVGGKKGNPPQELNASCDQHGGEHANRKHKVEPMWSIDPALALSMYDNEWRGDEEKEEQLCHGELVDTDCTWVSHSLLQGWGENARDRRDSVSGEGLGEKANDSLDMMFDTTAYGEYKSYNTPHLGQSQPCVDVDDDDEEEHEEDDEQGPHENTMSQMKKNKAQHPTFAHVAVVRKKDERRKLKGTTCKECEVYYAHLPEEEKQKKLSACSRHRFLYIPPCTPENFWEVGFPSTQTCIDRGYIKEEKNPQARSRRRQPFNALFSPKRKQQES, from the exons ATGAGCAGCCCTGCCCTGAGCAGTGGGACGCCCAAACCTGCTGACCTCTTTGAAGACCTGTGGAGGCAGCTTGGAGAGTGCCACCAGAATGCACTGCAAG AACTGGAGGCAAAAGTGAGCAAGCTGAAAAAGGAGCGTTGTTT agaTGCTCAGAGACTTGAGGTGTTTTACAATCGCAATCAACAGCTGAAGGAGCAAAATAAAACCCTGCAGGATGCCGTCAGCCTTATGGAGGAAAG GCTCCGTGCAGGAGAGTGTGATCAATGTGCCATCTTGGGGGAGAACCTGAAAAATAACCAGGATCAGAATTTGTGCCTCATCGCCAAACTGA AGAATGAAAGAAACAGCCTtgaggatgaaaacagaaaactacaCACTGAACTGCAAAAATTAAAGCTGTCCCG CTCAGAGCTAAAGCGGACGTCATCCCCAGAGCCAGAAGAGGGCTTCATCCCAGACTCACCAATCCTGCACAGCTCGCTCCCCGTGGCAAACAAACTGAAGACACGCAGAAATGTTGACAAAATGAAGTATGTTCGCTATGCAGAGATGCCTCTACCACAGGCCAACAACTCGCTCTTTAAGG AACTGAATAAGGAGCCTGTTGATGCCACAAAGAATCCTGGAAGAGCAGAAGTGCTTGTACCCAACACGTGTGAACTGGACGCACCCCAATTTCCAA atgaTGTGAATCTAAATGCGGAAGAAGCGATAGCAGAAACCTGTGCCCTTGAACTTTTTGACAGGCCTCACATG AAAACTAAGACAACTGCCGGCCGTCAAAGCAGCTCAAAGTCTCCCTGGCATTATGAAACTTCTTTAAA GCGTTATCGCTCCTCCCCTTTATCCACGCTGATCCACAGTCCGGACTCAACCACAGAAAGATCCCCATCACTTCTCCCACATGTCAGACGTTTTTCAGTGGATAGCTCCGTTAACAGAGCAAAACGGAAGAAGGAGGAAAACGAGCCGGAGGTAAAAGAGGAGAACAAAGAAGGCGAACGGGAAGGGGTGGACAAACAGAAGGAAGACAAACATGAACGGATTAAAAGAACCACCACCTCT GTTCAGTCATTTCAAAATGGGACTTCCAACCAAAGGCCAAATGTTTCCTATACAAGTCCTGCTTTCAAGAAGCCTAGTATTAGAGAAGCTAACAAGGAAGTCGGTGGGAAGAAAGGAAACCCACCGCAGGAGCTGAATGCTTCATGTGACCAACATGGAGGAGAACATG CTAACAGGAAGCACAAAGTGGAGCCCATGTGGAGCATCGACCCTGCGCTCGCCCTGTCCATGTATGACAACGAGTGGAGAGGAGACGAG GAAAAGGAAGAACAGCTGTGTCATGGAGAACTGGTAGATACTGACTGCACCTGGGTCAGTCACAGCTTGCTGCAGGGTTGGGGAGAAAACGCCAGAGACAGACGGGACAGCGTGTCTGGTGAAG GACTCGGTGAGAAGGCAAATGACAGTTTGGACATGATGTTTGACACAACAGCTTATGGGGAGTACAAGTCCTACAACACTCCACACTTGGGCCAGAGCCAGCcctgtgttgatgttgatgatgatgatgaagaagaacaTGAGGAGGACGATG AACAAGGTCCTCATGAAAACACTATGAGccaaatgaaaaagaacaaaGCACA ACACCCAACATTTGCACATGTGGCTGTAGTTCGCAAGAAAGATGAGAGAAGAAAACTGAAGGGCACAACCTGCAAGGAGTGTGAAGTT TATTACGCTCATCTCCccgaggaggaaaaacagaaaaagttgtCTGCGTGCTCCAGGCACAGATTTCTGTATATTCCTCCTTGTACACCTGAAAACTTCTGGGAAGTTGGATTCCCATCGACTCAGACGTGCATTGATAGAg GTTACATCAAGGAAGAGAAGAACCCGCAGGCACGTTCTCGAAGAAGACAACCATTCAACGCTTTATTTTCCCCAAAGCGAAAACAGCAGGAGAGCTAA